One genomic window of Tenacibaculum tangerinum includes the following:
- a CDS encoding peptidylprolyl isomerase, which translates to MAILSKIRERTMFLILVIGLALFAFVLDPTTISDFFSANKVNEIGEVNGEVISRQEFAEALDAYKAQTGNRVSEMQAAKTVWNNLIRQKIYKKQLEEAGITVGDVDILNALYESPSIQGDPRFQTSGIFDKNKLKEHLATIKEENGEEWKAWRNYMASLQSNIEKTTYDNLVAAGIGASLKEGEANYFTENTKVSGKYIYVPYTTIADSLVILKKSDVENYINNHQDAFQVEASRDINFVKFDIKPTAEDEAAIKAEVAKLIEDSEVNNTTVKGLKSTTDYSEFLEENESDLAIDNNYKFKVQVPQVIAEEVFNGKEGDVFGPYKDGDYFKLSKITAVTQLPDSAQASHILIPFIGSASADETVVQTEEEAKKTADSLLTVVKANKSKFADLAKEMSSDKGSAENGGFYDWFAYNRMVPSFRDFVFEGKEGDMGVVKSQFGFHVIKIDGQKNFQPVVKLVTFGRKIEASEETENTVFQNAETFALELANGKVFEEAVKEKNLSSLPAVGLKPLDENVPGAGNEREIITWAFDEEVKEGDFKRFDVEGGYVVATLTSKTAKGLMSVDKATARVRPILINERKAKMIQDKISGSTLDEIAKSVSQSVRTAADVNLQSPTISGVGFEPKVVGAMINAKENEVVKNVVGDKGVFAFVVEKKELPAALPNYDTFRKRIANERKNKTFQMYEAVKKASDIEDNMSSFYGIQ; encoded by the coding sequence ATGGCAATTTTATCGAAAATTAGAGAACGTACTATGTTCTTAATTCTTGTAATTGGTTTAGCACTTTTTGCTTTTGTATTAGACCCAACTACAATATCAGACTTTTTTAGTGCAAATAAAGTAAATGAAATAGGAGAAGTAAATGGAGAAGTTATTTCTCGTCAAGAGTTTGCTGAAGCTTTAGATGCTTATAAAGCTCAAACAGGAAATAGAGTCTCTGAAATGCAGGCAGCTAAAACAGTTTGGAATAACTTAATCCGTCAAAAAATATATAAGAAACAATTAGAAGAAGCTGGAATTACCGTAGGAGATGTTGATATATTAAATGCGTTATACGAATCTCCATCAATTCAAGGCGATCCAAGATTTCAAACTTCTGGTATTTTTGATAAAAACAAGTTGAAAGAACACCTAGCGACGATAAAAGAGGAAAACGGAGAAGAATGGAAAGCTTGGCGAAATTATATGGCTTCTTTGCAAAGTAATATTGAAAAAACAACTTACGATAACTTAGTAGCTGCAGGTATAGGAGCTTCTTTAAAAGAAGGAGAAGCGAACTATTTTACTGAAAACACAAAAGTATCAGGTAAATATATATATGTACCTTATACTACAATTGCAGATAGTTTAGTAATCTTAAAGAAAAGCGATGTTGAAAATTACATCAATAATCATCAAGATGCTTTTCAGGTAGAAGCTTCAAGAGATATTAACTTTGTGAAATTCGATATAAAACCTACTGCAGAAGATGAAGCAGCTATCAAAGCAGAGGTGGCAAAATTAATCGAAGATTCAGAGGTTAATAATACAACAGTTAAAGGATTAAAAAGTACAACTGATTATAGTGAGTTTCTAGAAGAAAATGAATCTGATTTAGCTATCGATAACAACTATAAATTTAAAGTACAAGTACCTCAAGTAATTGCCGAAGAAGTTTTTAACGGTAAAGAAGGAGATGTGTTCGGGCCTTATAAAGATGGAGATTACTTTAAGTTATCTAAAATTACCGCAGTAACACAATTACCAGATTCTGCACAAGCAAGTCATATTTTAATTCCTTTTATTGGTTCTGCTAGTGCCGATGAAACAGTAGTGCAAACAGAAGAAGAAGCAAAGAAAACAGCCGATAGCTTGTTAACAGTTGTAAAAGCAAACAAATCTAAGTTTGCAGATTTGGCTAAAGAAATGTCATCAGACAAAGGATCTGCTGAAAATGGAGGATTCTACGATTGGTTTGCTTACAACAGAATGGTGCCTTCATTTAGAGATTTTGTTTTTGAAGGAAAAGAAGGTGACATGGGCGTTGTAAAATCTCAATTCGGATTCCATGTAATTAAAATAGACGGACAAAAGAACTTCCAACCCGTAGTGAAATTAGTAACCTTTGGTCGTAAAATTGAAGCTTCTGAAGAAACAGAAAATACCGTATTTCAAAATGCAGAAACATTTGCCTTAGAGTTAGCCAATGGAAAAGTATTTGAAGAAGCAGTAAAAGAAAAGAACTTAAGTTCTTTACCAGCAGTTGGATTAAAACCCTTAGATGAGAATGTACCAGGGGCAGGAAATGAAAGAGAAATCATTACTTGGGCATTTGATGAAGAAGTGAAAGAGGGAGATTTTAAGCGTTTTGATGTTGAGGGAGGATATGTTGTAGCGACATTAACTTCAAAAACGGCAAAAGGATTGATGTCAGTAGATAAAGCAACTGCAAGAGTACGTCCGATTTTAATCAATGAGCGTAAAGCAAAAATGATTCAAGATAAAATCAGTGGTTCAACATTAGACGAAATCGCTAAATCTGTTAGTCAGTCAGTTAGAACTGCTGCCGATGTAAACTTACAATCTCCAACCATTTCAGGAGTAGGTTTTGAGCCAAAAGTAGTAGGCGCAATGATTAATGCTAAAGAAAATGAAGTAGTGAAGAATGTAGTAGGAGACAAAGGGGTATTTGCTTTTGTGGTTGAAAAGAAAGAATTACCAGCTGCATTGCCTAACTACGA